One Novosphingobium sp. EMRT-2 DNA segment encodes these proteins:
- a CDS encoding SOS response-associated peptidase, giving the protein MCNLYRLRSAAAEVAHTFDAEADEGANYDEEVYPGYNGLVVVNGRVRAMTWGFPRPMKGRNGQPIKPKAVTNAREDKLQTWFWRDSFERRRCLIPVTAWAEPQGEDRRMTRTWYAPAGESLFAIGGIWRRSDEWGDVYSMVMVNSSPQMADVHDRMPVILRREDWTRWTDAPADEAFGLCRTWPGELAVDATDQPWVARRGAAAPRLI; this is encoded by the coding sequence ATGTGCAACCTCTATCGCCTGCGCAGCGCCGCCGCCGAAGTCGCGCATACCTTCGACGCCGAAGCGGACGAGGGCGCGAACTATGACGAGGAAGTCTATCCGGGGTACAATGGGCTGGTGGTGGTCAATGGCCGCGTGCGGGCAATGACGTGGGGCTTTCCACGGCCGATGAAGGGCCGGAACGGGCAGCCGATCAAGCCCAAGGCCGTTACCAACGCGCGCGAGGACAAGCTCCAGACATGGTTCTGGCGCGACAGCTTCGAGCGGCGGCGGTGCCTGATCCCGGTGACGGCCTGGGCGGAGCCGCAGGGGGAGGACCGGCGCATGACGCGCACATGGTACGCGCCGGCGGGCGAGAGCCTGTTCGCGATCGGCGGGATCTGGCGCCGGTCTGACGAATGGGGTGATGTCTATTCCATGGTGATGGTCAACAGCAGCCCGCAGATGGCGGACGTGCATGACCGCATGCCGGTGATCCTTCGCCGAGAGGACTGGACGCGCTGGACTGATGCGCCGGCGGACGAGGCGTTTGGCCTGTGCAGGACGTGGCCGGGGGAATTGGCGGTGGATGCCACCGATCAGCCGTGGGTGGCCCGGCGGGGCGCTGCAGCGCCCCGGCTGATCTGA
- the cyoC gene encoding cytochrome o ubiquinol oxidase subunit III translates to MSQSVSQATLTGRYYDLHEHDHPEGGSTMLGFWIYLMSDCLIFAMLFAAFGVLGGNLAAGPGPKDLFDLPLVALNTSMLLFSSITYGFAMLAMQRGQKGQTQLWLLVTGLFGAAFLGIELYEFSHLVHEGATPQRSAFLSSFFTLVGTHGLHVTFGLVWLTVLMVQVGQRGLIAANKRRLMCLSLFWHFLDVVWIGVFTFVYLMGMLR, encoded by the coding sequence ATGAGCCAGTCCGTTTCCCAGGCGACCCTGACGGGCCGCTACTACGACCTGCACGAACACGATCATCCCGAAGGCGGCAGCACCATGCTGGGCTTCTGGATATACCTGATGAGCGACTGCCTCATCTTCGCGATGCTGTTCGCCGCCTTCGGCGTGCTCGGCGGCAACCTCGCGGCGGGGCCAGGACCAAAAGACCTGTTCGACCTGCCCCTGGTCGCGCTCAACACCTCGATGCTGCTGTTCTCGTCGATCACCTACGGGTTCGCGATGCTGGCGATGCAGCGCGGGCAGAAAGGGCAGACGCAGCTCTGGCTGCTGGTCACCGGCCTGTTCGGCGCAGCCTTTCTAGGGATCGAGCTGTACGAGTTCTCGCACCTGGTCCACGAAGGGGCGACGCCGCAGCGCAGCGCCTTCCTGTCCTCGTTCTTCACGCTGGTCGGCACGCACGGCCTGCACGTTACGTTCGGACTGGTCTGGCTGACCGTGTTGATGGTGCAGGTCGGTCAGCGCGGCCTGATCGCCGCCAACAAGCGCCGCCTGATGTGCCTCAGCCTGTTCTGGCACTTCCTCGACGTCGTCTGGATCGGCGTCTTCACGTTCGTCTATCTGATGGGAATGCTGCGATGA
- the cyoB gene encoding cytochrome o ubiquinol oxidase subunit I, giving the protein MTPAEPHWSFLLGRLGPDAIPTEPIVLATFAVVALGGVALLAALTYFRLWGYLWKEWFTSVDHKKIGIMYMVLGLVMFLRGFADALMMRIQQAIAFNGSEGYLNAHHYDQIFTAHGVIMIFFVAMPFVTGLMNYVVPLQIGARDVSFPFLNNFSFWMTASGAALVMASLFIGEFAQTGWLAYPPLSGLAYSPNVGVDYYIWSLQIAGVGTTLSGINLIATIVKMRAPGMTMMRMPVFTWTSLCTNVLIVASFPVLTAVLVLLSLDRYVGTNFFTNDFGGSPMMYVNLIWIWGHPEVYILILPIFGVFSEITSTFSGKRLFGYSSMVYATVVITILSYLVWLHHFFTMGSGASVNSFFGITTMVISIPTGAKMFNWLFTMYRARIRFDLPMMWTMAFMLTFVIGGMTGVMLAVPPADFVLHNSLFLIAHFHNVIIGGVVFGVFAAINYWWPKAFGFRLEPFWGKVSFWCWVVGFWMAFTPLYVMGLMGVTRRMRVFDDPSLQIWFQIAAAGAFLIALGIVAMLIQYTVSILRRDELRDETGDPWNARTLEWSTSSPPPAYNFAFTPIVHDLDAWEDMKRAGVARPVDGFRPIHMPKNTGAGVILAGISAVCGFALIWHIWWLAVASFGALLITAIAHTFNYRRDFHIPAETVAETEATRTRQLAALEGAAA; this is encoded by the coding sequence ATGACACCTGCCGAACCACACTGGTCGTTCCTGCTCGGGCGCCTCGGCCCCGATGCGATCCCGACCGAGCCGATCGTGCTCGCCACGTTCGCCGTCGTCGCGCTGGGCGGCGTCGCGCTGCTGGCCGCGCTCACCTATTTCCGCCTGTGGGGCTATCTCTGGAAAGAGTGGTTCACCAGCGTGGATCACAAGAAGATCGGCATCATGTACATGGTGCTGGGCCTCGTCATGTTCCTGCGCGGCTTTGCCGACGCGCTGATGATGCGCATCCAGCAGGCGATCGCGTTCAACGGATCGGAAGGCTATCTCAACGCGCACCACTACGATCAAATCTTCACCGCGCACGGCGTGATCATGATCTTCTTCGTGGCCATGCCGTTCGTGACCGGGCTGATGAACTACGTGGTGCCGCTGCAGATCGGCGCGCGCGATGTCTCGTTCCCGTTCCTCAACAACTTCAGCTTCTGGATGACCGCCAGCGGCGCTGCGCTGGTGATGGCCTCGCTGTTCATCGGGGAATTCGCGCAGACCGGGTGGCTCGCCTATCCGCCGCTCTCCGGCCTTGCCTACAGCCCCAATGTCGGTGTCGATTACTACATCTGGTCGCTGCAGATCGCGGGCGTGGGCACCACGCTGTCGGGGATCAACCTGATCGCCACAATCGTGAAGATGCGCGCGCCCGGCATGACGATGATGCGGATGCCGGTGTTCACCTGGACCTCGCTGTGCACCAACGTGCTGATCGTGGCGTCCTTCCCGGTGCTGACCGCCGTGCTCGTACTGCTCAGCCTCGATCGCTACGTCGGCACCAACTTCTTCACGAACGATTTCGGCGGCAGCCCTATGATGTACGTGAACCTGATCTGGATCTGGGGCCACCCGGAAGTCTATATCCTGATCCTGCCGATCTTCGGCGTCTTCTCCGAAATCACCTCCACGTTCTCCGGCAAGCGGCTCTTCGGCTATTCGTCGATGGTCTATGCCACCGTCGTCATCACCATCCTGTCCTACCTCGTGTGGCTGCACCACTTCTTCACGATGGGTTCGGGCGCGAGCGTGAACAGCTTCTTCGGCATCACCACGATGGTGATCTCGATCCCCACCGGGGCGAAGATGTTCAACTGGCTGTTCACGATGTACCGCGCGCGCATCCGCTTCGACCTGCCGATGATGTGGACGATGGCGTTCATGCTGACGTTCGTGATCGGCGGCATGACCGGGGTGATGCTGGCGGTGCCGCCGGCGGACTTCGTGCTGCACAACTCGCTGTTCCTGATCGCGCACTTCCACAACGTGATCATCGGCGGCGTGGTGTTCGGCGTGTTTGCGGCGATCAACTACTGGTGGCCCAAGGCCTTCGGCTTCCGGCTGGAGCCGTTCTGGGGCAAGGTCAGCTTCTGGTGCTGGGTCGTCGGCTTCTGGATGGCGTTCACCCCGCTCTACGTCATGGGGCTTATGGGCGTGACGCGCCGGATGCGCGTGTTCGACGATCCCTCGCTGCAGATCTGGTTCCAGATCGCGGCGGCGGGCGCCTTCCTTATCGCGCTGGGCATCGTGGCCATGCTGATCCAGTACACCGTCTCGATCCTGCGGCGCGACGAACTGCGCGACGAGACCGGCGACCCCTGGAACGCCCGCACGCTGGAATGGTCGACGAGTTCGCCGCCGCCCGCCTACAACTTCGCCTTCACCCCGATCGTGCATGATCTGGACGCGTGGGAGGACATGAAGCGTGCCGGCGTGGCCCGTCCCGTCGATGGCTTCCGCCCGATCCACATGCCCAAGAACACGGGCGCGGGCGTGATCCTGGCCGGAATCAGCGCGGTCTGCGGCTTCGCCCTGATCTGGCATATCTGGTGGCTGGCCGTGGCAAGCTTCGGCGCGCTGCTGATCACCGCCATCGCACATACCTTCAACTACCGGCGCGATTTCCACATTCCCGCCGAGACCGTGGCGGAAACCGAAGCCACCCGCACCCGGCAGCTTGCCGCGCTTGAGGGAGCCGCAGCATGA
- a CDS encoding ATP-binding protein, with product MTRSLAQLSYPPASARNMALLVQLRWMAVAGQLLTIWIAAAAMGVNLPLPQLITVPVLLGFVNLATSVMGREREGYSYMELLGALMLDVAALGWQLYFSGGTTNPFTFLFLLQIVIGAILLPPDWSWIVAAIAALGVALLTFLYRPLALPPQYAAEPLRLYLLGSLLCFLLIAALLVFFVIRMDRNRRQSDAALATLRQQAAEEHHIVRMGLLASGAAHELGTPMSTMSVILGDWAHHPVVKATPELSGEVDEMQTELKRCKTIVSGILMSAGEARGESPSVIRLGAFLDEIAADWRDRSAGAVQFRNEVSQDVAIVSDPALRQVIGNVIDNALEVSPARVTIHARTPLRDLVIEVRDNGPGFAEEMLEAFGKPYSSTKGRAGGGLGLFLVVNVIRKLGGRVEVGNPNDGGALVRISIPLEALIFSGKGGR from the coding sequence ATGACCAGAAGCCTCGCCCAGCTCTCCTATCCGCCCGCCAGCGCGCGCAACATGGCGCTGCTTGTCCAGTTGCGCTGGATGGCTGTGGCGGGACAATTGCTGACGATCTGGATTGCCGCGGCGGCGATGGGCGTGAACCTGCCGTTACCACAGTTGATAACCGTGCCGGTCCTCCTCGGCTTCGTGAATCTTGCCACCTCGGTGATGGGGCGGGAGCGCGAAGGGTACAGCTACATGGAACTGCTCGGCGCGCTGATGCTGGATGTCGCGGCGCTGGGCTGGCAGCTCTATTTCAGCGGCGGGACGACCAACCCGTTCACCTTCCTGTTCCTGCTGCAGATCGTGATCGGCGCGATCCTGCTGCCGCCGGACTGGAGCTGGATCGTCGCCGCGATCGCGGCGCTGGGCGTGGCGCTGCTGACGTTCCTGTACCGTCCGCTTGCGCTGCCACCGCAGTACGCCGCGGAACCCTTGCGCCTCTATCTGCTCGGCAGCCTGCTCTGCTTCCTTCTCATCGCCGCGCTGCTGGTGTTCTTCGTGATCCGCATGGACCGCAACCGCCGGCAGAGCGATGCCGCACTCGCCACGCTGCGCCAGCAGGCGGCCGAGGAGCATCACATCGTCCGCATGGGTCTGCTTGCTTCGGGCGCGGCGCACGAACTGGGCACGCCAATGTCCACGATGTCGGTGATCCTGGGGGACTGGGCGCACCACCCCGTGGTCAAGGCCACGCCTGAACTGTCCGGCGAAGTGGATGAAATGCAGACCGAGTTGAAGCGCTGCAAGACGATCGTCTCGGGCATCCTGATGTCCGCCGGCGAAGCGCGGGGCGAAAGCCCATCGGTCATCCGGCTCGGCGCGTTTCTCGATGAAATCGCCGCCGACTGGCGTGATCGCAGCGCCGGTGCCGTGCAATTTCGCAACGAAGTCTCGCAGGACGTCGCCATCGTCTCCGATCCTGCCTTGCGCCAGGTTATCGGCAACGTGATCGACAACGCGCTCGAAGTTTCCCCCGCGCGCGTCACCATCCACGCGCGAACGCCCCTCCGGGATCTGGTCATCGAAGTGCGCGACAACGGACCGGGCTTCGCGGAGGAAATGCTCGAAGCTTTCGGCAAACCCTATTCCTCCACCAAGGGCCGCGCCGGCGGTGGACTGGGCCTGTTTCTCGTGGTGAACGTGATCCGCAAGCTCGGCGGCCGGGTGGAAGTCGGCAATCCCAATGACGGCGGCGCGCTGGTGCGCATCAGCATCCCGCTCGAAGCCTTGATCTTTTCCGGAAAAGGGGGGCGCTGA
- a CDS encoding HU family DNA-binding protein: MNSNDLADVLVASHGLTKADARKAVDGVFAAIADAAGKGDEVSLNGFGKFKVKNTPAREGRNPSTGATIQIAASNKLTFSPAKAVKDKLNG, encoded by the coding sequence ATGAACAGCAATGATCTGGCCGATGTCCTCGTCGCGAGCCACGGCCTTACCAAGGCCGACGCGCGCAAGGCCGTGGACGGCGTTTTCGCTGCCATCGCCGATGCCGCCGGCAAGGGCGACGAAGTTTCCCTGAACGGCTTCGGCAAGTTCAAGGTGAAGAACACCCCCGCGCGTGAAGGCCGCAACCCCTCGACGGGCGCGACCATCCAGATCGCGGCGTCGAACAAGCTGACCTTCTCTCCGGCGAAGGCCGTGAAGGACAAGCTCAACGGCTGA
- a CDS encoding DUF6771 family protein has translation MEHRVDTTTIAEAILNAPGWARVGITAPTSIMREDAARELARCITDQIERTPLPGLSGQERLAL, from the coding sequence ATGGAGCACAGAGTCGACACCACCACCATCGCAGAGGCCATTCTCAACGCGCCTGGCTGGGCGCGCGTGGGGATCACCGCCCCCACGTCCATCATGCGAGAGGATGCCGCGCGCGAGCTGGCGCGCTGCATTACGGATCAGATTGAACGAACGCCCCTGCCGGGCCTATCAGGGCAGGAACGCCTGGCGCTTTAG
- a CDS encoding response regulator transcription factor: MQDDTAPSRHSLVIVEDDPAFARTLQRSLERRGYTVSHAASPEDLEVLLAATRFDYAVVDLKLGTASGLGCVQMLHQRDADTRIVVLTGFASIATAVEAIKLGASHYLAKPANTDDIEEAFHKADGDPDTPLEGRKSSIKTVEWEYIHATLAECDFNISEAARRLGMHRRTLARKLEKRQLR; this comes from the coding sequence ATGCAGGACGATACCGCGCCATCGCGGCACTCGCTGGTGATCGTCGAGGACGATCCCGCTTTCGCGCGGACCTTGCAGCGATCGCTGGAGCGCCGTGGCTACACCGTCAGCCATGCCGCCTCGCCGGAAGATCTTGAAGTCCTGCTTGCCGCCACGCGCTTCGACTACGCCGTCGTCGACCTCAAGCTGGGCACCGCATCCGGTCTGGGCTGCGTGCAAATGCTTCACCAGCGCGATGCCGATACGCGCATCGTCGTCCTTACCGGTTTCGCCAGCATTGCCACGGCTGTCGAAGCGATCAAGCTCGGCGCTTCGCACTATCTGGCGAAGCCCGCCAATACCGACGATATCGAGGAGGCCTTCCACAAGGCCGATGGTGATCCCGACACCCCGCTCGAAGGCCGCAAGAGCTCGATCAAGACGGTGGAATGGGAATACATTCACGCCACGCTAGCGGAATGCGATTTCAATATTTCGGAAGCCGCGCGCCGCCTTGGCATGCATCGCCGAACGCTGGCGCGGAAGCTCGAAAAACGCCAGTTGCGCTAG
- a CDS encoding SURF1 family protein, with translation MNTRAARRGFNWLALALLLLVPAFIALGVWQVHRLAWKEALIARVEQATRATPIPVAVLPQGPLKPLEYRRLTMSGTYDAQGVTLVTGTSILGSGYWVLAPLQPDRGPPVLVNRGFVPSGSRVDPVRRATPSGRVTVTGLLRLTEPGGAFLRANRPGDDRWYSRDVVAIAARRGVTIDPRLFIDAQSESPRASETPVAGLTVLTFPNNHLAYALTWFALAALCAVGAIVVWRRQS, from the coding sequence TTGAACACCAGGGCGGCGCGGCGCGGGTTCAACTGGCTCGCGCTCGCCCTTCTTCTCCTTGTGCCCGCCTTCATCGCGCTGGGCGTGTGGCAGGTCCACCGGCTGGCGTGGAAGGAAGCCCTGATCGCGCGCGTTGAACAGGCCACGCGTGCCACGCCGATCCCGGTGGCGGTGCTTCCGCAAGGCCCACTCAAGCCGCTCGAATACCGCCGCCTCACCATGAGCGGCACATATGACGCACAAGGCGTAACACTCGTCACGGGCACATCGATTCTCGGCAGCGGCTACTGGGTGCTCGCCCCGCTCCAGCCCGATCGCGGTCCGCCCGTCCTCGTCAATCGCGGCTTCGTCCCGAGCGGTTCCCGAGTTGATCCGGTGCGCCGCGCGACGCCCTCCGGCCGCGTCACCGTCACCGGCCTGCTCCGCCTGACCGAACCCGGCGGCGCCTTCCTGCGCGCCAACCGGCCCGGTGATGATCGCTGGTATTCGCGCGATGTCGTCGCGATTGCCGCCAGGCGCGGCGTGACCATCGACCCACGGCTGTTTATCGACGCGCAGTCGGAAAGCCCCCGCGCTTCAGAAACACCCGTCGCCGGGCTCACCGTGCTGACGTTCCCCAATAACCACCTTGCCTATGCCCTGACCTGGTTCGCCCTCGCCGCGCTGTGCGCCGTCGGGGCAATCGTGGTATGGCGCAGGCAATCATGA
- a CDS encoding phage portal protein — MTKSASTALAAPKKQKPRRMSAATNGAGKGGDAQVFSFGDPESVLDRSELFQYFEIWQNGRWYEPPMPLGKLAQTFNMSPYHRSAVALKVNLMLAQLLPSRWLSAEVFERFALDFVQMGNGYLEWVPNLGGRLAMVAHLPALHMRAGVKGDRGDRFWFVNGVMGQEIEYDAGTVFQLQQPDVAQEIYGLPEWLSALQSGLLSENATLFRRRYYLNGAHAGFVFYVNETLADQKTAQMMQEKIGQAKGVGNFKNLFVYIPGGKKDGIQIMPIADVTAKDEFQGVKNISRDDMLAAHRTPPQIIGIIPQNNGGFGKVSETRDAYYEMEIVPMLRRMLRVNDWARVPLLAFRDYVCADGTRIQQDGTKVPAGAR; from the coding sequence ATGACCAAATCCGCATCGACCGCGCTGGCCGCGCCGAAGAAGCAGAAGCCGCGCCGGATGTCCGCTGCCACGAATGGCGCGGGCAAGGGCGGGGATGCCCAGGTGTTCTCTTTCGGCGATCCGGAAAGCGTGCTCGATCGCTCCGAACTGTTCCAGTATTTCGAGATCTGGCAGAACGGGCGCTGGTATGAGCCGCCGATGCCGCTGGGCAAGCTGGCGCAGACGTTCAACATGAGCCCCTATCACCGGAGCGCGGTGGCGCTGAAGGTGAACCTGATGCTGGCGCAACTGCTGCCTTCGCGCTGGCTTTCGGCCGAAGTGTTCGAACGGTTCGCGCTGGATTTCGTGCAGATGGGCAACGGCTATCTGGAATGGGTGCCGAACCTTGGCGGGCGGCTCGCCATGGTGGCGCACCTGCCGGCGCTGCACATGCGCGCCGGGGTGAAGGGCGATCGGGGCGATCGGTTCTGGTTCGTCAACGGCGTGATGGGGCAGGAAATCGAATACGATGCGGGCACCGTGTTCCAGCTTCAGCAGCCGGACGTGGCACAGGAAATCTACGGCCTGCCCGAGTGGCTTTCGGCGCTACAATCGGGGCTGTTGAGCGAGAACGCCACGCTGTTTCGCCGGCGCTATTACCTGAACGGCGCGCACGCGGGGTTCGTGTTTTACGTCAACGAGACGCTGGCCGATCAGAAGACGGCCCAGATGATGCAGGAGAAGATCGGCCAGGCCAAGGGCGTGGGCAATTTCAAGAACCTGTTCGTCTATATTCCCGGCGGGAAGAAGGATGGCATCCAAATCATGCCAATCGCGGACGTGACCGCGAAGGACGAATTCCAGGGCGTGAAGAACATCAGCCGAGACGACATGCTGGCCGCGCACCGCACGCCGCCGCAAATTATCGGCATCATCCCGCAGAACAACGGTGGCTTCGGCAAGGTGAGCGAAACGCGCGACGCCTATTACGAGATGGAGATCGTGCCCATGCTGCGCCGGATGCTGCGCGTGAACGACTGGGCGCGCGTGCCGCTGCTGGCGTTCCGCGATTACGTCTGCGCCGATGGTACCCGCATCCAGCAGGACGGGACGAAGGTTCCGGCGGGGGCGCGCTAA
- the cyoD gene encoding cytochrome o ubiquinol oxidase subunit IV, which yields MSAAHDVHGHGHDEGHGSLRDYVWGFGLSVILTAVPFWLVMSGAIPDKGTTALVITGFAAVQIVVHMIFFLHMNAKAEGGWNLLALLFTVVLVVIVLSGSLWVMYHLNHNMMPQGTMQGMEQAP from the coding sequence ATGAGCGCTGCACACGATGTTCATGGGCACGGGCATGACGAGGGCCACGGTTCGCTGCGCGATTACGTCTGGGGCTTCGGTCTTTCCGTCATCCTCACCGCCGTCCCGTTCTGGCTGGTGATGAGCGGCGCCATTCCCGATAAAGGCACCACCGCGCTGGTCATCACCGGCTTCGCCGCGGTGCAGATCGTCGTCCACATGATCTTCTTCCTGCACATGAATGCCAAGGCGGAAGGCGGCTGGAACCTTCTGGCGCTGCTGTTCACGGTGGTGCTGGTGGTAATCGTGCTCAGCGGATCGCTGTGGGTGATGTATCACCTCAACCACAACATGATGCCCCAGGGCACCATGCAGGGCATGGAACAAGCGCCTTGA
- the cyoA gene encoding ubiquinol oxidase subunit II yields the protein MPAIPPSLWRLARGAVVLPLAALLSGCDWVVLNPSGDIARQQAHLVIVATALMLLIIVPVMVLTVAFAWRYRSSNTAATYAPDWHHSTKLELVIWSAPLMIIIALGSITWVTTHTLDPYRPLSRIDAARPLPAGTKPLEVQVVALDWKWLFIYPEQKIATVNDLVLPVDRPVQFRLTASSVMNSFYVPALAGQIYAMPGMESKLHAVLNRTGAFQGFSAQYSGAGFSKMRFVTRGVSASDFDAWANGIRKGADALDRTAYLKLEQPSEKEPVRHFASIDPALFDAAVNLCVRPGKMCVNQMMAIDAEGGTGRAGQFNLAALTYDKFGREQVVPVLPGRQPSGAQLFVNANAYCAGKGPLKEAPPPQSAGRTLSLAAPASSPVS from the coding sequence ATGCCAGCGATCCCCCCGTCCCTCTGGCGCCTCGCGCGCGGTGCCGTCGTCCTCCCGCTTGCTGCCCTCCTCTCCGGCTGCGACTGGGTCGTTCTCAATCCCTCAGGCGACATCGCGCGACAGCAGGCGCATCTGGTGATCGTCGCCACGGCGCTGATGCTGTTGATCATCGTGCCGGTCATGGTGCTGACGGTCGCTTTCGCCTGGCGCTACCGTTCGTCCAACACCGCGGCTACCTACGCGCCAGACTGGCACCATTCCACCAAGCTGGAACTGGTGATCTGGTCGGCGCCGCTGATGATCATCATCGCGCTCGGGTCGATCACCTGGGTCACGACTCATACGCTCGATCCCTACCGCCCGCTCTCGCGCATAGACGCCGCCCGGCCATTGCCCGCAGGCACCAAGCCGCTGGAAGTGCAGGTCGTCGCGCTCGACTGGAAATGGCTGTTCATCTATCCCGAACAGAAGATCGCCACTGTGAACGACCTGGTCCTGCCGGTGGACCGCCCCGTGCAATTCCGCCTGACCGCATCGTCGGTGATGAACTCGTTCTACGTGCCCGCGCTCGCCGGCCAGATCTATGCGATGCCGGGCATGGAATCGAAGCTCCACGCCGTGCTCAACCGGACGGGCGCGTTCCAGGGCTTTTCCGCGCAATACAGCGGCGCCGGCTTCTCGAAGATGCGTTTCGTGACTCGCGGCGTGTCCGCGAGCGATTTCGACGCTTGGGCTAACGGCATTCGCAAGGGCGCGGATGCGCTGGATCGCACGGCCTATCTCAAGCTCGAACAGCCGAGCGAGAAGGAGCCGGTCCGCCACTTCGCCAGTATCGATCCGGCACTGTTCGATGCGGCCGTCAATCTCTGCGTCCGCCCCGGCAAGATGTGCGTCAACCAGATGATGGCGATCGACGCCGAAGGCGGCACCGGCCGCGCCGGGCAGTTCAACCTCGCCGCGCTGACCTACGACAAGTTCGGCCGCGAACAGGTGGTGCCCGTGCTTCCCGGTCGCCAGCCCAGCGGCGCGCAACTGTTCGTCAACGCCAATGCCTATTGCGCCGGCAAGGGACCGCTGAAGGAGGCACCGCCCCCACAGTCCGCCGGCCGCACGCTCTCCCTCGCCGCTCCGGCATCCTCCCCCGTTTCCTGA